From the genome of Nicotiana sylvestris chromosome 1, ASM39365v2, whole genome shotgun sequence:
ataaattcaaaaactaaaatattgaataataataataaattagaGATGATGTGAGGAAATTTGTAAATCATAagttaagaaaataaaataaatgtaaatataaaatatttaaaaatattattaaaactttaaaaattttatattttcgagaaatatttttaaaacaaaataaatatttattttatgattataaattttatatatatatatataaatagagaaaaaaattcagattttttattatagagaaaagggtaaaacttatttaaatttgagatgagaaagtttttataTTATAATAAGAAAAGGCATAATATGATAAGTctacataactcaagtctaatagataaaatcaaaaactaaaatattgaataataaaaataaattagagataatgtgaggaaatttgtaaatcataagtttagaaaataaataaatgtaaatatacaatacttaaaaatattatcaaaacttaaatttttttaaattttctagaaatattttttaaaacaaaataaatatttagtttatgattacaaaaatttatatatatttatctatattatataaaGAATAGTAgtgataatgatattaaataaagttacaaACATAAAACGTAATAAaactatatattagattaaaaaatatataaattatattaaattattaaaaatttactattagaaagaaagggaaagactatttgaatttgagattagaaagttcttaaaactatgTTGAGAATGCTCAAACTATGGAGAATACCAtgaaattgaagtcttatttatgaaaaataaaaaaacaaatacatatttaaaaatacataatataggtactaatgaaaattagaaattaaatttgaatcttaaaactaaaaaagaaaaaaattatgaaagaaataaaatgacagtgaaaatattactacaatatttagatataatgtgttcaaataattaagaaaatattttcctatgattaatatctgaattgagtgcaattagtttaagtttgaaagcatagCATAATATTTTGAAAATGCGATCCAATTTACAACatagaatgataagaattatttaaatttaagatgagatttttttaatttcataattttttttattttttaaaatgtcatgtaaagaaataaaacagtaaaaatattattacaatatttagatataaagtattcaaacaattaagaaatatttttctatgattaaattaaaattctaaaaatataaattaatttctaatataggtaattttactaatgataattaaaaattaaatttgtatcttaaagctaaaaagaaaagaaaatttaactgcatctaatacaaaaataattataagagaactcaatatatttggaacgtaataatcaaataacttatgtattaatattttaggtTAATTCAaagtaaaaatttaaaataaaatatgatattattttggttataggtaaaatattaatataaaaactatttaaaatatagtagGGAAGAGATGTATAAAAAAATAAAGGTAGTGTGATTTAtacttaaaattaattaaaaaataaataaattaaataattaaattatatttaaaaatattactgatAAATATAAATGATTAAAAAATTCCGAATAAGAGGATACaagcataaaaatataccaaatttcaagaataaaatatttatatttattaaagactattaaaaagataataagcaagatattaattaaattattaagctaataaaaaattatatgacattataataatattaaataataaataatacaataactataagaaaagaataaaaataaaaaagaatttgcataaaatgatgtgatgaataagacatattttACTTTCAGTCAAAAACAAAGTGATAATaagaattttcttaaaataatatgatataaTGTGCTCAAACAATAAAGATCACAACATgacatatttagtattttttaatattgacaCTGAAACGAAATATAAGTACTAAAATCAAGGGAttaggttgctacaaataaaataaaagttgtttactacgagatttgaataataatttcatatcttgcttcaaaattaatatctaatgttatatattttttatatgaaaggtttatattttaaggttatttgcacataattcaaataacaTAAATTACAATTTGACATAATTtgtgtccgcgcatcgcgcgggtactaatactagtagaGATTAATAGCATAACAAAAACCTTCCTTGTCATTAATATTTTTTCTCGCAATAATTGTGATATTTTAAAGAATTGATAATTGCATCAAGTTAAAGACGCAATGCTACATCTAAGATTTTCTAATTATCTAGTTTATAAATAAGCCATAGCTATTGAGCAAAGCATTATCTATGACGTATCTAGGTATTGATATGATGAGTTTATAATCCTGCAAGTTATAAATATTAAATGATATTTACACCCTTTTAATAATTAATACTCCATAGAAGTCCAACTCGGTAAATTTTTACAATATATTTTCGTCAATGTAACTTCTgcttttgattttatgatttttatTAATATAATATAGTAATATAATACTTTATATTAAAATGTTAATATAATTTTGATTGGAcataaaatttaaagaaaaaattaatttttaaaatttatagtcTAAAATAAgtcatagatatatatatatatatatatatatatatatatatatatatatatatatagcatttGTATTTTAGTTCTTTTCTTTCTAAGACGTATAGAATAATTCGGTTGTGTTACTTTAAATTATTTCAttaggaataaaataaattatatatatatatatataaaatatcatTAAGTTTGGAATAGATTGAAAAAAGTATAGTTCATATGTttgtggattttttttttttttttataaggaaaaaataaaaaacacgTGAACGTTGACTGGCGCGCTCTTTTACAACTAACGCTCCGAACCAACCCCCCGATCCCCCCGAACCCCCAACACAAACAAATACCAAACCCACCGCCCCAGAGGTATACATATCCATTCGTCTACGCTGTGTCATCCCAGTTAGAGGCCAAAAGAAAAGGCTCCGTTAACAAAGTGATCCTCTCTTCTCAAGATTCTTGATTTTCTAGGCACCCTTTTACTCTCTATATTTTCAAATGACAGAACCCAAAAGCTCCTGTAGTAAAGAATTTTTTGAAGATGGGTTTTGCTCTTCTGATGATAAAGGTGGAATTTTGGAGGATGGAGTTGaagaaaaagtgaaaaagaagaagaggaatcagCAGAGAATAATTAGTGAAGAAATGGGTGATAATTTGATGAGAGATCCACTAATTTTACTTGGATCAGATAttatgttgatgattttgagctGTCTTGACGCACGCAGCGTGGCACTTTCTCTTCTTGTGTCACTTGGTTGGCGTGCTGTTGCTTCTTCTGCTAAGATTTGGAGCTCAAAGGTTGATCTTTATCTTCTTTTTTATGCTTATTACATCACATTAGCCTTCATTTCATGTCAATTAATTAGCAATTTTTGCTTTAAGACTGGGTTAAGAGCTCTCTAATTTTGTTATGCTTTGTGTCATGTGGTTGGTATAAAGTCGCTTTTGTTGGTTTACCACTTGTTTTACAAAATCTTGAGCCGATGATCTATCGGAAACGGCCCCTCTATCTTTTAAGTTCATTTCATGTCAATACTTTGGCAATTTTTTGCTTTAAGACTGGGTTAAGAGCTCTCTAATTTTGCTATACTCTGTGTCCTGTGGTTGGTTGAAGTTGCTTTTATTGATTTACTACTTGTTTTACAAAATCTTGAGCCGAGCGTCCATCGGAAGCAGCCTCTCTACCTTTTAGGTTCATTTCATGTCAATACTTAGGCAATTTTTTGCTTTAAGACGGGGTTAAGAGCTCTCTAATTTTGTTATGCTTTGTGTCCTGTGGTTGGTATAGAGTTGCTTTTATTGATTTACTACTTGTTTTACAAAATCTTGAGCCAAccgtctatcggaaacaacctctctaccttcaccaggtagggtaaggtttgcgtacacactaccttgCGCAGACCCTACTTGTGGGAGTATGAtgagtttttttgtttttttgttgttgttgttgtacttgtcTTACAAAAATTGATATATCAAAGTATGAACttttagtattttggcaattttaGGAGTAGCTAACAATTGGATTATTGGTGGGTCAATTTTTGTTTGCAGGTTGTCCTCTGGCCCTTTTTCTAGTTGGTTTATTGGGAAGACGATAAATTGTTGAAGATCAATTATCTCTTTTGTTTCTTGCCCTTAATTGCTTTATCAGGTACTGCAACATGGATTTTTCGAAGAGGTTTCTTTAGATTAAATCTTCTTTTATTGATGAAGAACGTTAAAATCTTCTTTTGACTGTCTCTGCTTGTAAGACAGTGCAAAATTATGTGAAAAAACATTGTCTTGGTGTTTCTCCTTGCCCATTTGATCTAGGAATTTAACTCTGTAAAGAATACACATTGAACTCTCCTAGGTTGATAATTACAATACCACGGACGAATTTTTCTAGGTTAGCGAAAATTCAATCAGCCAGTTGGCAAAAAGTTGAAAAGGAATCTGATTTATTCCATCACGAATCATATAAAGCATATGCTGCCAATACAATCTAATTAGGCTCTTAGCAAGGCGAAGTTTTTAGTTTGGTATATGGACTTCTTAAAGCTGAGTTGAGTTCCCCTTTGCCAACAATCGGCCCGAATTGAACTACCTTTCTCTCTAGTGATTGAAAAATTATGATCGGAATGTCCCAAAAGAACGGTCTAGTTTTTAAGGTATGGGAATAACATTTGAGACCCTAGATTTGGATCCCAGCTATAACACTTGATCTGAGTCCATCTACTTCAGCTTTGGTGGTAGAGTTACTTTTGGTGACATATGTTTGTGGGTTGGACTGGATCAATTGAAGTGCGAGCAAGCTACTTCGTGACTGGGTTATAGTCTGCTATGGAGCACGTAAATCTGAAATGTTCTCGTAGCAAATCACGACACATTACCCATGAGTTTCTACTCTCCTTTTGGGGAGTTCGAGTTGCTTGAACTAATTGTAGTACTTAAGTTGTGAGTTTTAACCAAGCCCAGCTTTTGCTTCTTGGCATTGGGTATTGCAATTCCCATTGCCTTGAGAGCCTTGTTCCAGAATACTGATTGAATATTAGCAATCTTAGTTTGGAGAGTTTCCATTTTGAGACACGTTAGTGTGTTAGGAAGAATTAGAACAATGTAATCCTTTTTTTCTCTTGGGTCCATTTACAGTTCCTGAAAAGTGATATAAGCTTTGCTCAGTATTTGTTGTTCCTCCTGTTACATGTTAATAATCCGGAGTTCATCTTCTCTAAATTGATGTTATCATTTGCCATCTGTTCTCGTAAAAAGTTCAtctgttctctctcttctttcttaaGCTCTCAGGCACACTCCCCGAGGAGCCTGAGAACAAGGAATTCTGAGAATCCATAAACACCATTAGCACGCCGATCAAGCTCCGACCACCCCTCTGAAAATAGCTCCGATAAAATACCCCCCACGCGCAGCCAGTCTCCGACAAGAAAAATGCCACGCGCCGGCGCGTGAGCACAATTCCGACCACTTTTCAAAAAAATTCTTTTGGACAGCACAATCACTGGGGAATTCTGACCACAACCATACAATCCTTTCTGAATTCCGACAACTTTTATTTTTTCCGGTGGCAGGAACCCTCCAGATTTCTGGTTCCTCTTTCCTCTTTCCTTTTCGAGCTTTCTAGCTCACTGGGATAACTTCCAAACAACCTTTAAATTTCATAAGCTGAGCAGCTGGTTAGTACAATATGGGAGACAACAGGATATATTTCAACGCAGGATTCAAATCTTTCGACATCACCAGATGGAACTCTAACAAAGACACATGGTTTGAATGGGTTGAGAGAAGTCGCAACATGATGAGAAGATCATCCATGGGCAGAAAGGCAATGGAATGGATCTGCTTTGCACTTAAAGAAGCCTCGACAGATCAAAACAATCTAGTGAAGAGATGGAAGTACAAGGAGCAAATGACAGAACATTTATGTACTAGGAAATTTAACGCTCATGGAAGATATATGAGTATTCTGTCACTGAAGGGAGAAGGGAGGTCAGTGATAATACTCCCAGAGTTAACTCTGAACTCTGGCTGGAAAGACATAGCAGCTAAGATAGAAAGATTCATTTATCAGACCACCAGGCTGAATTCCATAGTACCATCCAGAAACACTGTGGAAAATCTCCCTTATGCCCAAGTAGTTAAGGAGAGTAAATGGTAGTCCAATACCCTTCGAGAGGCAAGGGTTAACACGAACAATGGGGAAATCTCTGTTATGGAACCTACTGGAGGAGAGGACACAGGCCTACTAAAAAGATGCATTATCGGGTCTTTTGGGAAAGAAATCAATGAGAGACCCACTTTAGCAGACATAAGGCGATGGGCTAGTGCTTCATGGAACAAAGCATATGGAGTAAACATATACGAAATGACAGGAAACATGTTTCTTTTTGAATTTCCAAACAGATTCATGGCAGAGCAGATTGTGCAAGGAGAATGgagatggaaaaagttcaagctTCATCTGGAATGGTGGAATCATACTGTCGGTTGCATTCCAAACTCACAAATTGAGGAAACATGCTGGATTAGAGCCATGGGGATTCCTTTACATCTATGGTCACAAAAGATCTTCAAAGAAATAGGAGATCTCTGTGGGGGATGGTTAGCTACAGAAGAAGAAACTGATCTCAAAAACCATCTTAAGTGGGCAAGAATCAAAATTGTTGGTGATGGCAGAAAGACTCCCAATGAGGTTGGGATTGAAAGAGACGGTACCAAATTTTTCATCCCAATCTGGGCTGAAAGAAAGACACGGTATGAGCTAAACACTGGTAAAGGAAAGGCAAGTGGACAATTTACACAAGGTTCAACTTCGATGAATCAGAGCAGTAAAATGTCAAAAATCAAGCTGAAATCCTATGACCCCGATATGGCTGCACAAGTCATTTTTAATGACCTCTCGTGTGAGATCTCTGATGATACTGGGCTGAAGCCTTATATCGAGGAAATGGGAGGACCTTCTTACTCGGGGGCAAAAAAGTCCTCTCCAGGGGATCAAACCCCTAATGTGAATCTTGAAAGTATGCAAAGGAAACACTTACCAGTTGCAGTCAGCCAGAAGGCGGAGTAGATTTAGCAAGATTGGAACAGAAGGAAGGGGAGCAAAGCATAAACTCAAAGATGGGGAATGATCATGTGGGAAGTGCTTTGGAACATCTAAAGCAATTTAGCTCTATTCAAGAGTGGGAAATCGAGGAGGTGAATCCTATAGCAGTTCAGCAACACAATCCATTATTGGATAAAGACATGGATGCAACAATATGGGTCCATCAAAATATGATCAAATTGGGGAAAATGTTTGGAGTAGATTTCCAAGgacatgaagaagaagcactggaaTTGTTAATGCAAATTGACAGCTGCAGACAGGTTAGAAGGGTGGAGACAGAGTTGGAGGTGAAGAAACAAAGATTCAAAGGATCACTGGAATTAAAAAGGTTAACTTCTTTTGATGTCAAATTCAAGAGTGACGGGAAAAGGAGTAGGGGAAGAGATCTATCAATCATTTCTATATGATGATCAAAGTAATTTCCTGGAATGTAAGGGGATTAAACGATAAGAAGAAAAGGGAGATAATAAAAAGTCAAGTGCAGAATTGGAGGGCAGACATTATATGCATGCAAGAAACAAAAGTCGATGGGGATATCGAGGAAATAGTCAGGCAAATATGGGGTGGTAGATGGGTGAGGTATGCAAGTTTAGAAGCTAGCGGCACGAGAGGGGGAATTTTGTTGTTATGGGATTGCAGAGTATGGAAAGGGGAGGTGTTACAGACTGGTGCATACACTTTGTCGTGCAAGTTTGACGCTCTTCTACAGAATTTTCAATGTCACATAACAGGAGTGTATGCTCCAAATTGTAGAATAGAAAGGAAAAAAGTATGGAGAGAAATTGGTGCAGTGAGGGGATTGATGGAAGGTCCTTGGGCGGTTTGTGGCGATTTTAACGTTACAAGGTACCCTTCTGAAAAACGGGAATGTTCAAGGAGGTCCAGAGCGATGGTGGAGTTTTCGGATTTTATAGAAGATATGGAGTTGATAGATCTTCGACTTGAAGGAGGAAGCTATACTTGGTTCAAAGGGGACAATCATACAACGGCTTCAAGAATTGATAGATTTCTCATTTCAGAAGAATGGGATGTAAGGTTCAGAAACATCAAGCAAACTATCCAACAAAGGTTGATTTCGGACCATTCACCTGTGGCTCTAGACTATGGTGCGTGGGAACAAGCTAAATCATACTTTAAGTTTGAAAATTGGTGGCTGAATGTGGAAGGTTTTGAGGACAGAATTAAAGAGTGGTGGGGATCTTTTGAATTCTCAGGAAGACCTGATTACATTTTAGCTTGCAAGCTAAAAGCTCTCAAGGGCAAGCTAAAAGGATGGAGCAGAAGTTACGAAGGCAATTTGGGACTGCAGAAATCAAAATTGCTAAGTCAACTAGCAGATTTTGAGACAACGCAACAACTAAGAGCGTTGACAGAGGAGGAATCAGTCAGGAAAGCAGCTACTCTAATGGAGATTGAGGTGCAACTCAAGAATGAAGAAATTGCATGGAGACAAAAATCAAGAGCTTTGTGGCTCAAAGAAGGGGATAGGAATACAAATTTTTTCCATCGGACTGCAAATGCACGCAAGAGAAACAACATTGACCAAATAATGATTCGACATGAAGTAATCGAGGATCCAGAAAGAATAGAgaacgagatcattgaattctaCAAGGAGCTATACACAGAACCTGAACAGTGGAGACCAACAGTCAATTTCGAAAATAGTTCAAGCATTTCTGAATCGGAAAGGGAGTCTTTACAGAGTAACTTTGAGGAACAAGAAGTGCTGAGCAGTCTGAAGATGTGTGCAAGTGACAAGGCTCCAGGTCCAGATGGATACACAATGGGTTTTTTCAGAAAGTGTTGGGACATTTTGAAGGAAGATATCATGGCGGCTTTTAACAACTTTCATTCACAGGAGATGTTTGAGAAAAGCTTCAATGCAACATATATAGCCTTGATTCCAAAGAAGACAGGTGCGAAAGAATTGAGAGATTTCAGACCGATCAGTCTGATAGGGAGCTTCTACAAACTGCTCTCAAAAGTCTTAACTGAAAGACTTAGGGTGGTTGGGAAAATTGTCGATGCTCAACAAATGGCGTTCATCAAAGGAAGACAAATAATTGATGCAATGATGATTGCTAATGAAGCTGTGGActcaagaataaaaaagaaagaacctGGAATCTTATAAAAATTGGATATCGAGAAGGCCTATGATCATGTGAACTGGAGCTTCCTACTAAGAATGTTAGAACAAATGGGTTTTGGGCAAAAATGGATTAGATGGATGAAATTTTGCATATCTACTGTGAAATTCTCCATTCTTATAAATGGATGTCCTAAAGGTTATTTTCATTCACACAGAGGTCTCAGACAAGGTGATCCTTTATCTCCCTTTCTATTCATCATAGCCATGGAAGGATTGAACAACATGATCAAAACGGCTAAAGTCAGTGGATGGGTTAAAGGCTTTGAGGTAAACAGGAGTGGGGCTAACAATCTAGAGATCACACATCTCCAATATGCTGATGATACTCTAGTCTTCTGTGATGCTGAAAAAGACCAACTTAGATTCTTAAGGATCATTTTGATTTTATTTGAGGGAGTATCAGGATTACACATTAACTGGAGAAAGAGCAATATTTTTCCCATTAATGAAGTTAACAACATGGGGCATCTGGCTCAGATATTTGGAGGAGAAGTTGGGTCCCTCCCAACTGTTTACCTTGGGTTGCCTCTTGGTGCAAGAtccaaatcaaaagaaatctgGAATTCAGTCATAGAAAAGTGTGAGAAGAAGTTGTCAAGATGGAAATCGCAATACCTATCATTGGGGGGTAGGCTAGTTCTAATCAACTCAGTATTAGACTCTCTACCTACTTACATGATGTCTTTGTTCCCAATTCCAGCAGGCATTTTACAGAGATTGGACAAACTCCGAAGAACATTCCTTTGGCAAGGCAATAAGGAGAAAAAGGTCTTCCATTTAGTCAATTGGAAGACGCTAACAATGGATAAAAAACAAGGTGGATTGGGGATAAGGAATTTGAAGAACCAAAGCAAGGCTCTTAGAATTAAATGGTTATGGAAGTACTCTAAAGAACCCCAATCTTTATGGGCCAAAGTGATCAAAGCAAAGTATGGTGAAGAAAACAACTGGGTGTCAAAAAAAGTCAGAACATCATATGGAGTAAGTGTGTGGAAATCCATCAGAGAACTTTGGCCAATAATGAAGAATCACTCCTCCATAAGAGTGAACAACGGAAGGAACACATCATTTTGGAATGATAACTGGTTAGGAATTGGAAGCTTAAAGGAAAGATACCCAGATATGTTCGGTTTAGCACAAAACCAGCATAAGACAGTAGCTGATATGAGGAGTTGTCAAGGATGGGAAATAGCTCTAAGAAGACAGCTGAATGACTGGGAGATAACAAGATTAACTGACCTCTACAAAGAGCTGGAAGCATTTACAGGATTACAGGAAGGGTTGGATTCAATATGGTGGAAGAGGCACAACAGAGGGGTTTACCGAGTGAAGGATGCATATAAGATTTTGAATCATAATAATCAACAGGTTGACACATGGCCTTGGAAACATATATGGAAAACAAAGATTCCATACAAGGTAGCTTGCTTCACTTGGCTACTAGCAAATGAGGCGGTTTTAACCCAGGATAATCTCATAAAAAGGGGAATTTCTCCGTGTTCAAGATGTTTTCTGTGTGGGAAAAATGTAGAAACTGTCAACCATTTGTTTCTACATTGCAAGATTACAGACCAACTATGGAAAATCTTTATTAGTCTTAGGGGTATTTCATGGTCAATGCCATACAGGATTAAAGATGTCATTTATAGCTGGGAAGAAGCTGGAGCTGAAGCAACTAGCAGAGATAGATGGAGGACTGTTCCGGCCTGTATTTGATGGACAGTCTGGAGGGAAAGGAACACTAGATGTTTTGAAGACAGAAGCAATCCACTGCAGAAGATAAAACTCAATTGTAttcttctattttgtttttgGTGCAAACAGATGTACACAGAAGATACATTGACAATCATAGACATACTAGGATCCTGCTAGGTCTCAAATTAGAATATCTACAAATTCTCTCAATGTAAATTTGGTTTTCAGTGCAACCTATGTACTGATATTTATAATAATCAAGTCATGTGCACATTTAATTACAAATTCTCTGAAAGATCAATGACTTCTTGTGCATCTCTTTGTAGTGCGAAGAATTATGGCATGACAAAGCACATTTACCTCGGGTAGCGAAAATGAATGGATTGTCAAAGTTAGCTGCTTACTCATTGTCGGTAATGGATGGTGAACGTGTGAGTATTACTATTCTCTCGGTCTTTAGCACTAACATATATAAAATCATTTTCTTAATCATTATTCTTTTTGGTTCATCTGATCCGACTTCTTTTTCATACATCATGTATCTTAGAAGCGAGTAACAAAGGAGGATTTATGTGATCATGCGTGGGAGTTCCATTTCACCGAGGTATGAACTGAAGTGCTTATTTCATATTTATCCTTTCTAAGTCTTACCTGGATTTACTTACTAATTTAAAATCCATGACTAGGCATTATCCAACCCCATGTATGTCATGCATGGCTGCAGCTTGCACCAAATGAGTTAGTAGAACGTGTACGTGCTTGAAAACACTTAAATGTGGGCAACTGCTGTCCAAACGTCCAATTTTTTATGATCTAGCTTTGCAAGTGGTTGGTAAGAAATTAAAATGGTTACTTTCTTTCGTCATTTCTTTCCACTGCTCAAAATATTTACTGCTTTTATTAATGTTCCTGGTCAGTTTCATAGGGCTTCTCTTCCTTTCCCTAGTTTCCTGTCTTAAGCATAATCATTATGTGAGACGCGACCTAATAGAGACTCCTCAGGATGCTCCGGAATATTGGCGAATGCTCGACCCCTACTGGAACGGAACAGGACCTCCTTTGCGCCGTTATTTCCTTCCAGATGGAAGTCAGACTGCTGAACCAGATGACAAGGTATGGGGTGGTCATGAGTCTTGCTACTCCATAGTAACTAGCTTGCTTGCGGATGGGAAAATACGACAACACTATGTGAGGATTAACCGTTGGCCACCGATGTATGTTACAAGGAAGGAGGATTGGAGCTGGGAAATCTCTAACAACTTGTGTATCTATAGGAGCATCCCTGATGCTGACAAAGAAGAAGGAACAGGACCTTTGTTTCTACTTTACTAGCCTCTGCTTTTGAATGTAGTAATATGTAATTTTTTGAAGCAAAACTATGGATACACTTGTTTTGTCTTCTGTAATTTCAATAGAGTTTGTGTTTCTTAGATGCAGTTTGGAAATTTTACAAGAAGTCATTTTGCAGTGTACTCTTTAGACATGATGTTGAGTTTTGGGCTTCTTTAAACTATAATTTCTTGATATTAAGTCTTCCAACTTTTAATTCTTGCTACTTTCTAGGATTTAAGTGAAAAAAATGTATGGATAAGACGCATGTCATGGTGTGACAAAGACACGTGATGTAGGTAAGTTTTTTCCAGTGTGAAAGTTCGCCTAATACTTACTTCATCGCCTTGAAATTGGTTATTTGGAGGTCTCTTTAGTTTGGATTATCAAAATTTCTTCTAATTATGTAAAAATGATATCAGAGAAGTTACCACAATTTactttttgttataaaataaagaccgtaaagtaaagacaagtatagagcacaatttactttttgttataaaataaagaccgtaaagtaaagacaagtatagagagaaactgatatattattcgaatttaAACTTATGTACAttatgaactgaaatctcttctatttatagaagactGCAAGCTGctatgtaagctgctactgcaaactgctgtgtaagctgctatcaTACCatatatagataatcttctactgggggtaatgtttatccataacggagtactgaaagaataagctcattgtacccggtatggataatcttctaccggggataatatttatccataacggagtatcgaaaggataagcttattataccccgtatggataatcttctaccgagagtaatgtttatccataacggagtatcgaaaATTATACCTTTTATGTATAATCTTCTATCgaggataatgtttatccataaccgggtaccgaagtgataagcttcttcaggaggcttatttccaatagagtactaaatagataaacatatttacgacGGAGTCTATAGATATAGATAAGCTTCTTcgggaagcttatttacaacaggGTACTAAATAAACaaccataatataatatatttataacactcccccttggatgttcattaaaagataatgtgacTCATTAAAATCTTACTAGGAAAAATCACGTGGGAAAAAAAATcctagtaaaggaaaaagagtacacatatttagtaatacgcattgctaggtggctcattaaaaaccttgtaaggaa
Proteins encoded in this window:
- the LOC104246571 gene encoding uncharacterized protein isoform X2, with translation MTEPKSSCSKEFFEDGFCSSDDKGGILEDGVEEKVKKKKRNQQRIISEEMGDNLMRDPLILLGSDIMLMILSCLDARSVALSLLVSLGWRAVASSAKIWSSKCEELWHDKAHLPRVAKMNGLSKLAAYSLSVMDGERKRVTKEDLCDHAWEFHFTEALSNPMYVMHGCSLHQMS
- the LOC104246571 gene encoding uncharacterized protein isoform X1, with translation MTEPKSSCSKEFFEDGFCSSDDKGGILEDGVEEKVKKKKRNQQRIISEEMGDNLMRDPLILLGSDIMLMILSCLDARSVALSLLVSLGWRAVASSAKIWSSKCEELWHDKAHLPRVAKMNGLSKLAAYSLSVMDGERKRVTKEDLCDHAWEFHFTEDAPEYWRMLDPYWNGTGPPLRRYFLPDGSQTAEPDDKVWGGHESCYSIVTSLLADGKIRQHYVRINRWPPMYVTRKEDWSWEISNNLCIYRSIPDADKEEGTGPLFLLY